The window CTTGGCGCCGCTGCAGACCCCGGGTGACGCGCCCCGCAGCGCCTTGGCCAGCTGCAGGGCGAAGGTGCCCACACCTGGCCGCGCCCCTGGCCGAGGACGCGCTGGCCTCGACCCGTCCGCTGTCGCGCAGGGCCTTCAGGGCGGTGCACGCGGAAACGGGCACGGCCGCGGCTTCCGCGAAGCCGATGTTGCGCGGCTTCGGCGCGAGCGCGTCCTCCTTGGCACACGCGTACTCGGCGAACGAGCCGTCGCAGCTGCCGTACACCTCGTCGCCCGGCTGGAAGCGCGTGACGTCCGGGCCGACGGCCTCCACCTGCCCCGCGACGTCCATGCCGCGCACGCGCACCTTGGGCGCCCGCAGCCCGAACCCCATGGCGCGCAGTGCGTACGGCATGCCCGCCATCAGGTGCCAGACGCCCTGGTCGGCCTTGCCGGCCCGCGTGGACCCGCAACGAGCACCTCCGCGGCCCGGCACGGGCCGGTCCGGCTCCTCGAGCCGCAGGACCGCGGGCGGTCCGTAGGTGTCCTGGACGATGGCCTTCATCATGCGTCGTCTCCCTCTGCCTCGGTCACGGAGTACTGGAACACTGCGTCGAGCGGTACCGCGAACACACGGGCGATCTGGAACGCCTTCTCCAGGGAGGGCGAATACCGGCCCTGTTCGATGGCGATGACGGTCTGACGGGTCACTCCGATGCGGCGGGCGAGTTCGGCCTCGCGTCATCTCGCCGTTGGCTGAAGCGCGGGGCGGATCGAGGACTGGTGACGCGCGGGCCTCACCACGGCTGGAAAGCCCAGCCGGTAGGCGACGATCTTCGCTGCGGACCCGAGCAGCGCGGACAGGACGAACGCCAGGTAGATGGCGTTGGCGATCCAGAACTGGTCCACCTCGGCCATCGCCAGGACGAGCCCGGCCACGCCGCCGATCACGACGAACGACTGGCCGATGTACTCACCGAAGTGGTGGATCTCCCGGTCGCGCTGGTCCTGGTCTTCTCCTCCTCGGGCGAGAGGAGGGCCACCGTGATGTGCAGCGCGATCGAGGCGACGATCGCCGCGCCGACCGTCCAGCAGCGCGGACACGTACGGCTCCCTGGGCCGAGGGGCCCGTCCCGGGACCGCCCTGGTACGACGATCAGGTACGCCGCGTACGGCGGCGACCGTGACCACGATCATGATCCACGCGCGTTTCTCCTCCTCGACCGCCACCGCCACTCCCGCATGCAAAGGAAACCCGACGCCCGCAGTGTCAAGCAAGCAGGACATGGTGTCAATGTCTTTGCCGCCGCTCGGCCGAGGTCGGTGCGCGCGAAGGGGCGGGGTGTGCAGACGGTGGAGGGTGGTGCGCACGGCGGCGCGCCGAGCGCACTACGGGAAGGAGAGGGGGTGCGGAGGCGGGGGGCGTGTCAGCGGCCCGGGGCGAGGAACCTCGTCCGGGGAGCTCCGGGCCCGCTGTTGCGCACGCTGTTGACCGCGGTCGACACCGCGCGGACGTCCAGCCGGCCGCCCGCAGGGAGCCGCGAAGCAGGGCGCGCAGCTCGTGCGGGTCCTGGTGGGACGGGTCGAGCCAGGACCTCGTAGTCGGCCGGGGCCAGGGCGAGCGGCGTGCGAGGGGTGGACGCGGGCGGGCCGCGTCGGTGGCCTCGGTGGTGATGATGGTGCAGGTCGCCCGCCACGCCGCCGGATCGGCAGTCGTCCGGCGAGCGGCGGGGTCGCGCCAGAACCTCCGTACGGCCCCGCCATCGCCATCACCTCGCCGTCCTCGGGGCGGATGTGGCACTGGCCGCCTGTACTGCCTTCGCGGTCGTCGGAAGGCGGGAACGGCCTCCCATCATTCGTGAGAACCCGCCCGGCCGGCTTGCAGACACCGGCGCTTGGCGAAGGGCCCGCCGGTACGCGGGCTTCTCGTGCACCGTCTCCACCCGCGCGTTGGATCATCTTCGCGCCACTGGACGCGCTCTTCGAGCCGCGAAGCGGCACCACGCTCCCCACCGCAGGGGACGCGGTCGCCGCTCCAGTACGCCGCTCTCTCCCGGTCGGCGCGCTCCAGCACCGCCCACACCGCACCGGTGGGGCGACGTTCCAGCTCGGATGCAGTCCGCGCGCCGGCATCCGGGGGCGTGGCCTGGAAGAGACCGGACAGGTCCTCGGGACTGCGGGTGGAAGCGTAACGGCCGCACCTACCGTCCACCCCGCCACCTTGATCGCCGTTCCCGGAGGTTGCGCCGCGAAATCGCTCCTCGCCTTACTCCCAGGACGTGCTGGAGGAGCGCCAGGCGTCCGGCGGCAGTAGCCGTACGACCGGGACGCGTACGGCCACACGGGACGGCTTCCGGGGCTAGGTGGTCGGCCGACCCGGCATCGTCGTGGCGGCTCCACCTGGTCGATGCGCAGGGCGAGCTGAAGCTCCGGTGCCCGGCTCCGGCCGCTGCCGGTCCCGGCCGAGCCGCCGGCCTATGCGATCCAGGCGCTGCACCACGGTGCTGACGTGGACGTGCAGGGCTTCGGCGGCCCTGCAAGGCCTGGCTCGCGCCCGCGTCGTCGAAGTACACCCGGAGCGTGTGCGTGAAGGTCGGTGCCGCCGCTTGGCGTCGTACGCGAGCACGGGAGCCCAGCGTCTCGCCGCACATAGCCGCCCAGGTCCGTCTGGTCGCCGAGCAGCACGCCGAGGAAGCCCAGGTCGCGCAGGGCCGCCCCGGTGCCTTCCCGGCCCAGCGCGCGCAGTGCGGTCCGGCAGCGGCGGGCTTCTCGGCGTGGGCGTCGGCGAATTCCGCGGGACTGCGCGACCGGCCCCCGCGGCTCCGACGGTGACGGGACCGGCGAGGATCTGGCCCAGTTCGCTCGCGAGGCTCGCGGCGCCGGGGCCGGGAGCCTCGGCGGGGAACACGAGGACCACGTCGTCGTGGTGCACCCCGGCCCAGGCCCTGCGCTGCCCGCACCAGGCGATACGGGCCGCGGCGGCCAGCAGTCGTGGCCGGGGCGCGGTGTCGGTGCCGGCGTGGAGGACGAACACCGCGTGCGGATCGTCCAGGTTCACGCCCAGTCGGCGGGCGCGGGCCGGCAGGCCGGCCGGGTCCGCCGCCCCGGTGAGGAGGTCTCCCAGCAGTTCGCCCCGTACCCGGTCCTCGGTCTCGGCGACCGAGCGGCGCAGCAGCAGGAGCAGGGCGGTGACGACGCTGGCCCGTTCGAAGAGGCGGCGGTCGGCGTCGTCGAGGTCGGCGCGGCCGGTCAGCGCGATGCTGCCGAGCAGTTCGTGCCCCGCGAGGACGGCGCACACCCAGGTTCCGTGGACGGACACGGCGCGCCTGCCGCCCGTGGAGGCGGCGACGGCCCGGGCGGACGGCGGGCGGGAAGTCGGTGCTCAGCTCGGCGAGTTCGGCGCCTTCCGCGTCGTGGATGAGGGTGCCGCCCTGCAGGACGGCGCCGATGGCGGTGGCGACGTCGGTGATGTCGCCACCGCGCAGGACCAGGGTGCCGGCCAGCCGGTCGTGGGCGTCCTCGGCTCCAGCGCGCATGCAGCGTCGCTGTGCGCTTCGATGGTCCGCGAGGCCGCGTTGAGATCGACGAAGCGCGGTACGCGTCTCGTCCAGCAGGCGGGCGCCGTCGATGGCGATGGCGGCGTGGTCGGCCGAGGGAGGACAGCAGGGCGACTTCGTCCGGTGTGAAGGTGCGCTGAGCGGTGCGGCCCGCGGCGTAGAGGACGCCGATCACCCTGGTGCCCAGGCGCAGCGGTACGCCGAGGATGGCCGGAGGCCCCTCCTCCGTGACGGCGCTGTCGATGGTCGTGGTCATGCCGGAAGCGCTGGTCGCCATGACGCGTAGTCGCCTTGGTGGAAGTGACGGCAGGCCGTCTCCGCGACCGGTCCGCCCAGGCCCTCCCCCCATGCCCGGGCGCACCTGTTGGAACGCGGCGGACGACCGAGCCCGTCGGTCACCACGCACGCACGTGTCGCCCGCTTCGTCGTCGTTGAGGGACAGGTACGTCACGTCCGTGCCCAGGAGCAGTTTGGCGCGGTGGACGATCGCCTTCAGCACGGCGTCCGGGTCCCTGAGCCGAGGCGAGGTCGCCGGCGGTGTCGAAGAGGGCGGCGAGTTCGGCTTCGCGGCGGCGGTGCTGGCTGAGGGTGCGGCGGATGCGCAGCGCGACCCGGGTGGCTTCCGCGACCGCCGCCGCGTCGGCGTCGGAGAGGTCGCCGCCCTGGGCCGCGGCCGGCCGGCAAAGCCGTCGAACTGCTCGGGCGGCGCGCCCCGGTCGAGCAGGTCCAGGAGAGTTCGCGCAGGTACTCGGCAGCGCGGTCGAGGGACACATCAGTGGCGGTACTGGGGGTACTGGCGGTGCTGGTGTTGCTGGTGTTGCTGGCGGTGCTCACGCTGCTGCCCGTACTGGCGCCGGTGCTCACGTTCTTCCGGGTGGTGGGCATCGGGCGCTCTCCGTGCGTGAGGGGACGCGGACGGGTCGAGGAACGCCGGTCGAGGCGGCCCGCCGCCCGCCGCGCCGCGCACGCGACGGACGGCGGTGGGACAGTGCGGACCGCCCCGGCCGGAGGTCAGCCAGCTCGGCGGCACCTGGTCCTTCCCGGCCTGACGGCGGGCGGGAACCGCGGCGCCGGCCGGGCCTGACCTGCTCCCGGCCAGGCTACGCCCGCGGGTCTCCTTGGCCACCAGGACGGTCAGCGTCGCGGCCGCCGCCGCCGCGGGCGGAGATAGATCGAGAGATGGGCACGGAGGAGCCGTAGCCGTCGAGCAGGGCCACGGCGATGATCGGGGCGAGCGCGCCGCCGATGATGGAGGCGAGTTGGGATCCCATCGAGGCACCGAGGCCGGCGGACCTTGGTGTCGAACATCTCGGAGATGAAGGGCCGCCTGCGGTCCGTGCTATCGCGCCGTGCAGGAGCAGCCCGGCTTGGTAGCCCGGCCGCGGCGATCACGAGGAAGGACTTGGAAGTCCAGCAGCGCGAAGAACACGAACGCCCAGCCGATCATGCCCACGGAGCCGATGAGGGTGACGCTGCGGCGGCCGATGCGGTCGGACAGCGCTCCCCAGGCCGGGATGGTCACGAAGTGGACGGCGGAGCCGATGAGGACGGCGTTCAGGCCGTCGCTCTTGGGCAGCCCGAGGTGGCTGGTGACGTAGACGAGGAGGAAGGCGGTGATGATGTAGTACGAGATGTTCTCGCCGAGGCGGGTGCCGATCGCGGTCAGGACGCCGCGCCAGTTCGTGCGGAACACCTCGGCGATGGGTGCTTCGGCCCGGGCCCCGGCGGCCGCCTGCTCCGCGGCCTTGGCCTGCGCCTCCAGGAACACCGGGGACTCGGAGACGGACACCCGGATCCACAGGCCGGTCATCACCAGCACGCCGGAGAGCAGGAAGGGGATCCGCCAGCCCCAGGCGAGGAAGGCCTCGTCGGACTGGACGGCGGCCAGGAGCGCGAGTACGCCGGTGGCCAGCAGGTTGCCCCCGGGCGCACCCGCCTGCGGCCAGGAGGCCCAGAAGCCTCGGTTCTTGTCGTCCCCGTGCTCGGAGACGAGCAGGACCGCGCCGCCCCACTCGCCGCCGAGCGCGAAGCCCTGGATCAGGCGCAGCAGGGTGAGGAGGACGGGCGCTCCGGCGCCGATGCTCGCGTGGGTGGGGAGCAGGCCCATGGCGAAGGCCCGCGCCGCCCATGCGGAGCGGAGCCGAGGACGAGCAGCCCGCCTGCGGCCGATCTTGTCCTCCGTAGTGCACGAAGACCAGGCCGCCCAGCGGGCAGGCGGCGAAGCCGATCGCGTAGGTCGAGGAAGGCGAGGAGGGTGCCGACGAGGGGTTCGCTGCCGGGGAAGAACAGCTCGTTGAAGACCAGTGCGGCGGCCGAGCCGTAGAGGAAGAAGTCGTACCACTCGATGGTGGTGCCGATCAGGCTCGCGGCGACGATTCTCCGGATGCCTGGACGGGGCCGGCGTAGCCGTTGCCGGGGAGACCATGTGCACCACTTCCGGGGGTCCGTAGGACGTTCCGTGTCGCCGCACCGCCGTGGTGAAGCTCGCGGGGCGGCCAGCCGTACCGCCGGCGGTCCCTCACATTCGAGTAACCGATCTCGTGTGCCCGCCCACCACACCAAGCGGACACAGGCACGACAAGGCCTCCGGAGGCCCACAACGGACTCCCTGCCGGAAACACGCATTTCGACCCGCTTCGAGAGCCACCGCGCACGGCTCCCGTGCTGGTTCGGTGCTGACCACGAAGTCCCACGTCAGCACCCTGATCACCTCTCCGGGGCCGACGCGTCGAGGGCGGCGAGCGGCGGCCCGCCCGGGCGTCGCCACGACGACGGCCCCCCACCGCGCTGGACGTCCCATGCGGCGAGGATCCCCCGCCCTCGGGCGCCGAAGCTCAATAGCCGTCGAACGCTCGGCCCGATCAGCGTGGCCGTCGCCCGTGGCCCGGGCAGGGCCGGCCGGGATCGCGTACACGCTGGAGCCGCCGCTGCTGGGCACCGGCTCCGCCCGCCAACGTCCCCTTGCGGCCGGGCGGGGCGGGTGGGACCCATGCGCAGCAGCCCGTCCACGACGAGGCCGGGGAGCGGCCGGCGTCCTGTTCGGCTCTCCGGACAGCGGGCAGCGCTCCCAATCTGGCATGGGGTGCTGGGCGAGAGTGTCCTTGTGGGTGATACGGGCCCAGGTGCCGCAGGCGCACTCGTAGCTGTTCGTCAGCTCTTTGCCGGTCACGACCATTTCACCGGACTTCGGGCAGATGCCGGGGCACCACTGGCGCGGGGTCCTCGTAGAGGTGACCGTTACGCGGCAGGCTCGCCTTCGTCGGGGTGTACCGGCAATCTCGGGCAGAGGATCAGCTTCGTTGGGGCAGAGAACGCGCCTGGGCATCGTCGTCGCGCTTCAGCGGCGGCCGGCCCTGCCGCCTCGGTCAACTCTTTGCCTGCGGGCGGCCTTTCGTTCTCCCCTGCTCCCGCTGCCGCGCACGCCCCGCACGACCTGGCGCACCTGCGCCCGCAATCTTCCGCCTCGCTGGTCCGCAAACAGCCGGACCGCTGCTGGGACTTCATGCGGGGGCTACGACCAGTCCTTCGAGCGGCTGGCCGGATGATGCCGTCGACCCCGCCGCGAAGGCTGGACCCCATGCGTGCGGCACGCGTGCGCCTTTCCTCAGCGCAGGACTTCGACCAGCGCGATCCAGGAAGATGACGAGCGCCGTGATGGTTGCAGGCGATCGAACCGGCGGCGAGGCCATAGCACGATGCCCTGTGGTGAGCCGGCGAGCAAGGAGCGCGGCACCGACGAGGTATGCGAATGGCGCCGCAAAGCCGATGGCAGACTTACCGAACTTCATCTACGGTGATTGTCGGGGTGGCGGTTCTCGTAGATCCGTCTTGGCCGCCTGCACCTGCAGAAGACCTGCGCCGACTGCGAGTGCGACCGTTGAGCCAGCCCGTACGACTACCGGCGAGACCTCGGGGACCGGCCCCACTGCAGAGGCCGGAGAGCGCCAGTACGAGGCCGGCGATGCCGCCAGCCAGTCGCGATGTGAGCGACGGCGCTTTGACGACCTCGGCGATGTTGACGCTTGCCGCCACGATCACAAGACCGGCGAGCGCCCCCGCCGATCCCATCATGGCGACATTGAAGTCATTCCAGCCTTTCCAGGTATTCCTCCACATTCACGCTATCGGCATTGATGAGAGGCTGCACCTGAAGGCTGCCTGTGTGGCGGCGGCCGCCGCCAGTCTTTTGAATGCCCCTGGCTCCGCCGGCTGGGGGCGACCTCGCCTGTGGCGCAGGCTACTTCGACCAGAGCCCGCCTTCGGCCGCGAGTTCCGGGCGTTCACCGGGCTCCACGCCGACCCGGTACACGCCGAAAGTCCGGCGGCGGTTCCTGCGCGAGACATCCCGGCCACGCGCTGGACGGCTGGCCGCTGCCGCCACCTCGGTCTGGTGCAAGAGCGGACAGCTCGCGACACGCTAATTTGGGGCACCCCAAAGCAGAGGAGAGCCCCGTGGGCAAGGTGGTCATGTACAGCTCGGTGTCGGTGGACGGCTTCGTCGCGGACGAGAATGACCGGCCTGGACCCGCTGTTCGACTGGGTATCCAGCGAGGCGGCGTCCCGTTGGACGAGAGGCGGCCGGAGCTGAAGGTGTCAACGGTGACGTCCTACGACTACACCCTGGCCGTCACCTGGGACGAGATCCGGAGTCACGATCGTCGGCCGCCGCTGCCTCGGACCTGACGGACGGCCAGCTGGGACGAGGAAGCCTTCCGGGCGGGATCGACCACGTGGTCGTCGTGTCGCACCGGCCGATGCCCGAGGGGCTGGGACCCTTCGAGGCGCCGTTTCACTTCGTCGACGGCGTCGAGGCGGCCGTGGCCAAGGCGCAGGAACTGGCAGGGTGACCGCATGGTCGAGGTCGCGGCTGGCGACGTCGGTGGCCAGGGTGGCTTGCACGCGGGCCTGCGTCGACGAGGTGCGCATGGACGTCGTACCCGTCGCGCTCGGGTCGGCAAGGCGCTACTTCCGGGTCGGTCCACGCGCAGCACCTGTTGGAGGATCCTGACGTGGTGATTCAGGGCAACCGGGTGCTTCACCTGCGCTATCGGGCGCGTCCGTTGACTGGATCTGAGCGGGTACGTTCGAAGAAGTCCACTCGCGAACAGGATGATGGCCTTTGGGGTGGCGAACCGGCGCGGTCAGGAGAGTGTCGATTGCGCGAGGTCGGGTGGTGTGTCGATTGCGCGACCGCCGGTGGCGGCGAAAACGCAGCCACCGGCGCAGCCTCGCGGTTTTTCAGGAGTTCTGGAGCGAAAATCGGGGTGAAAGCCGAGGTCGAGGCTGGCCGCAGACTTCACCTCGGCGCGCGCCGATTTTCGGGGGCGGGGCCCGCCCGGTCGCCGGGTTCGAGGTAGGTCGGCGACCCGATTTCGGGGGCGCACCCTCCTTGCCGCGGCTGTCAGCGGTTCGCTGACGTCGACTGTGTGGGTGTGCGACATCCCGTGGGTTCCCCTGCGCGTACTCATGCCGGTTCTGTCGCCGCGCCCCGTACGCGGCGAACTCGTCCGGCCCGACGATCCCCGAGCTGCTCGGCTTCGCGGAGCGCACGCACCGCGGCCGCACGGACGGACACGTCCTCGGTCGGGAACACCCCGAGCATCCGCGCGCAGCCCCACTGCACCGCCCGTCCCAGCCGGCCTCGTCCGAAGGCCAGCTTCGCACCGGCCAGGGCGAGCGCCTGCGCGTCCAGGCGGAAGAAGCTGCTCCGGCCCCGGGGACCAATGGAACCGTGGTTGGCGCCGAGATTGCTCTTGGATCAGCGGGAGCACGACGTCCTGGGCGAGGACGTCGCCTGGCTCTCCCCTACGGCACGCGAACCTCAACGTGCTGGGCCGCTACAGCTTCTGCGTCACCGTTCCGGTCGGCGGCGGCCTGCGCCCGCTGCGCGACCCGGGCGCCGCCGACCTCGATGACGAGGACGACCGGGAGGAGTGAGCCACCTGTGCCCCGGCTCCAGGTGCGGCGTCGCAATCACGGCGAGGGCGCGCTGCGGCGATGCCGGGAAGAAGCGTCCGGGTGCGGTGGGTGTAGCGGGCGTAGGCCGGGCCGTGGGCTGTCGTGAGGTAGGGCTCTTCCACGACGCGGACCTGGAGCTGGATCGCGGTGACCAGTGCGGCCAGCGCCACGAGGGAGACCCAGTTGGGGACGATCAGGGACAGGCCGAGCGACGCGGTGACCATGGCGGTGAAGACCGGGTTGCGTACGTGGGCGAACAGTCCGTCGGTGACCAGTGCGGTGCGCTCACCGGTGTCCACGCCCACGCGCCAGGAAGGTGCCCATGTTCGTCTGGGCCGCGGCGGTGGCCGCCAGTCCGGCCAGTGCGATCGCCAGGCCCGTCCAGCGCAGGGCGGGGCCGGCGGTGCCGGGCAGCGGGCCCAGTCCGGCGAGGGCGGCTGCCGGAGCGGCAGCGCCGCCGAGCAGGGCGGCGACGAAGAGCACTCCGGCCCACCATGAGGGCTGGCCGGGGCGGCCGGAGATGCCCCTAAAACCCGTGTCACCGGTGCGGTGGCGTTGCTGGGCGGCGCGAACGCCGAAGGCGAAGGCCGTCCAGCCGAGGTAGAGCAGCAGTGCGGTCCATGCCCAGGCATTCATTTCCGGTTCCTTCTGACGGGGTGCAGCAGCGCATCCCGGGCGGCAGCTGCATGCCATCGGTCTGCCCGGTCCGGGACGGCGGCGGCGGCGAGGGCTGCGCGGCGGCCTCGCCTCCCAAGCCAGCACGTTCCTGCCGGGGCCGAGGCGCGGGGCCGACGGATATCGCGGCCATCAGCAGCAGCCCTTCGACTCGGCTTCGACGCACGTTCGGTCGGTCTCGACGGCCACCACGGCCGTACGCAGGTCGTCCAGCGCGTGGCCAAGTCGTTCGTCGGCCAGCTCGTAGCGGGTCCGCCCGGCCGTCGGGCATGGCGACGACCAGGCCGCTGGTGCGCGCAGGCACGCCAGATGGTTCGGCAGCCGGGTGCGGGAAATGCCGAGGGCGTCGGCGAGGTCGGCAGGAGCCAGGCGGGGCGTCGCGCAGGGCGAGCAGGATGCGGCAGCGGATCGGATCGGCGAGCGCGCGGGGCCGGGCCGGGCCAGAACCTCGATGTCACGGGCGGAGAGTCAGCACCCCACGACAGTACACGCAATCCTGAATTCAGGGTCACTGGCGAACCCTCACAGATGACCATCTGTGAGAGTTCCGCGAGAGCCCGGAAGTGATCACGTTTCCGCAAGGTCGCCACTCGCGAAAAGCTTCTCAAAACCTGCATGTTGTGCTGCATTGGCGGTAGAACGTCACGACTGCCCGAACTGTGAAGCACCCGCTGGCAGCGCCTGCCGCACCCGGGGCGGAAAGACCGCCGCGAAGTACCACACCCTCCGCTTCGTCCTCGTCCCCGCGCTCCGCGCTCCGCGAGGAACTGGAGATCCCCGTACCCGCCGACCGGCTCCCCGGCCCGGCGTGGAAGCAGGGCCCGGCGCTCGCTGTCGTGCCCGCGCCCCGCACCGAGCGGCCGCTCCGGATCGGGTGCGCCCGCGCCTCGGCTCGGCCCGCCAAGAGCCGGCGGAGGCCGGCTCGAGCGCTGCCACCGTGCGGAATGCCACAAGGTCTTCAAGGCGCAGATCAGCACCCGCATCAAGCTGCGGCCCGAACTGGAGAAGGCGCTCTCGCCAGCCCACCAGTTCAAGGAAGCCGCCCCGGAGACACCCGTCATCCTCACAGTGCAGGAGCTCAAGCGTCTGGCCAGGAACGCGGCCGAGCTGATGACGCTGTCCGTCGACCTCCAGGCCGGCGGCATCCAGGCCGGCGGCATCCAGTGGCTACAAGACCATGGAACGCTACCGGAGCCATCGACAAGCCCGGCGGAGACCAGCCACTTCTTCTACGAGGAGAAGCCAACATGCGCACCAGCGAGGACAACCTCGTCGAACTCATCCGGGGCAGCGGCCTCGAAGTGGACAGGGTCCAGGGCAACGAACCTGGACCCTCGGTCGAAACGGCCTGGCGTGCCATGGCGGGATTCGGCGTGGAGCCCAGTGCCTCCTTCCCCTTGAAGGGAGACCTCGGAGGAGTCCACCAGATGTGGCTCGAACATGCCCGCCGAGCCGATGTCATCGGTGTTGACGGGACGTTCCTCCTCACGGCGGTCGTGACGGGGAGTTCCGGGGTCGGCTGGGTCCGCGTGCGTCTCACGGACAGTGCCGACGTCGCCCGCCTCATCGATGACCAAGGACGGATCGAATTCATCGCCCGGTCCTCCTCCGGCGACCACATCTGCGGCATCACCGCGGAGGAGTACGACTACTGGATCGTCAGCCTGACCCTCTAAGAGGTCGTTTCATTTGGTGAGGCGGCGGTGACAGATGAGTGCTGCAGCTATGCCGACGAAGGCGAGGAAGTGTTCGGCCTTGCGCTCGTATCGGCGGTGGAGCCGACGGCAGCCGGCGAGCCAGGACACGGTTCTTTCGACGACCCACCTGTGGCGGCCGAGCCGTTGTGAGGACTCGATACCACGGCGGGCGATGCGATGGCGGATGCCGCGTTTGCGGAGCCATCGGCGCAGGTGGTCGTAGTCGTAGCCCTTGTCCGCGTGGAGCTTGCCGGGGCGCCGTCGACGAGGTCCTCGCCGGGACCGGATCGGCGGGATGCCCCGCACGAGTGGTTCAAGACCGAGACTGTCGTGCATGTTCGCGCCGGAGACGCCCAGCGAGAGCGGCAGCCCGTTCCGGTCGGTGATCAGGTGGATTTTCGATCCCGGCTTGCCACGGTCGGTCGGATTCGGTCCCGTCAGAGGCCCCCTTTTGCAGCCCGCATGCTGACCGAATCGATCGCGCAGCGCGACCAGTCCAGTTCCCCGCGGGCCCCGAGTTCGTCGAGGATGACGCGGTGGAGCCGGGCCCAGACCCGGGCCCGGCTCCACTGGGCAAATCGTCGGTAGACGGTCTGCCAGCTCGGGCCGAACACCGGCGGCAGCTGCCGCCAGGTGCAGCCCGACGTCGCCACGAAGATGATTGCGGCCAATGCCTCGCGGTCACCCGCTCGACGCCGGCCGCCACCCTGTGGACGTATGACCTCCGTCGGCGGTACCACCCGCCGAAACAGCACCCACAACTCGTCCGGCACCAGCCGCTCAACCAGATCCGTCATGCACGGTTCAACGAACGATCACGCCATAAGAAACGACGTCTAAATGCCCCCTTCACTCGATCGCCCCGGTTCAACGCGTAGCGGCGGCCGTAGCCGCACTCCCCCGGTGGACTCTCCGGCGCGCAGCCGGTCGCGTCCGGGCAACGGCAAGCGACAAGCGGCGTTCGAAGGCGAGGGAATCGCGACCGGTCCGTCGCCGGTCGACCGGCGGAAGATGCCGGACTGGGCACTCAGGATCTACGGTGCGGGCGCCCCGATCGGGCTCACGTCGGCTGGACGCCGGCACCGTCAGGATGCTGCGCGAGCAGGTCTTCGGGAGTGGTACGGGCTCGCAAGATCCACACCTCCGCGCTCACCTGACGCCCGTGGGTTCGACGTCCGGGAAGCCGCAACGACAGCGGCGGGCGCAGCCCGCGCCCGTCGCGCCGCGGCCGACTCCGACAGGGGCCGGGCGGGTCGGCGTCGGAAGGCCGTCGGGGGCCGGCCGTCGTATCGTCGGGGCGTCAGAAGCCTGTCGCGAGGCCGACGAAGTGAGGCGGGAGCCATGAGCGTGCTTCAGATCGCGCTGCAGGAGGACTTCCAGGGCGAGCACGTCGTGGTCACGGTGGACGGAACCGTCATCCTGGACGACCCCTCGGTGCACACCAGACGGCAGATCGGCCTGGCCCGTTCCCTCGAGGTTCCGGTACGGGACGGCGGGGTCACGGTGGAGGTCTCGGTCCAGGGAGGGCCGCACCGGAGTGTGGAGATCGACACGACCGTCACCAAGGCGGTGCTGGTCGATCTCGACGCTGACGGCGGCCTCACCGTCCGCGCGAGCGGAGACCTCCCCCGTTACGTGTGACCGGCACGTCTGCCGGGCGAGCCGCTCCGCGGACGGGCTCGATCGGACGCGGCCGGATTGCGACCCAGGTTGGTTGCACTTCCACTTGAAGGGACCGGCCTTCCAAGGGCGGGGGTGTGCGCTCGGTGGCACAACCGGACGGAGCGCACACTCCCGGCCTGTTCGGCAGGCGTCCGCATCGCGCTCAGGCATCCCAACCGTCGCAACTCCCTCCGCGGATGTGGCAGGGCATGTCGACAGGCCAGACACCCGCGGGATACACACCCGCGCGGGCCACACACCCGCGGGCCACACACCCGCGCGCCACGCGCCCCGAAGCGGCCGGACACCCACCCCTTCCGCTGCACCACCACGCCCGGGCGACGGAGCCCGGGCTGAGGAGAGGCCGGCATGACCAC of the Streptomyces sp. NBC_01294 genome contains:
- a CDS encoding methyltransferase family protein; this translates as MGVDTGERTALVTDGLFAHVRNPVFTAMVTASLGLSLIVPNWVSLVALAALVTAIQLQVRVVEEPYLTTAHGPAYARYTHRTRTLLPGIAAARPRRDCDAAPGAGAQVAHSSRSSSSSRSAAPGSRSGRRPPPTGTVTQKL
- a CDS encoding helix-turn-helix transcriptional regulator — protein: MTRQTVIAIEQGRYSPSLEKAFQIARVFAVPLDAVFQYSVTEAEGDDA
- a CDS encoding MFS transporter produces the protein MGLLPTHASIGAGAPVLLTLLRLIQGFALGGEWGGAVLLVSEHGDDKNRGFWASWPQAGAPGGNLLATGVLALLAAVQSDEAFLAWGWRIPFLLSGVLVMTGLWIRVSVSESPVFLEAQAKAAEQAAAGARAEAPIAEVFRTNWRGVLTAIGTRLGENISYYIITAFLLVYVTSHLGLPKSDGLNAVLIGSAVHFVTIPAWGALSDRIGRRSVTLIGSVGMIGWAFVFFALLDFQVLPRDRRGRATKPGCSCTAR
- a CDS encoding helix-turn-helix domain-containing protein, which gives rise to MLAYDAKRRHRPSRTRSGCTSTTRARARPCRAAEALHVHVSTVVQRLDRIGRRLGRDRQRPEPGTGASARPAHRPGGAATTMPGRPTT
- a CDS encoding zinc finger domain-containing protein, producing the protein MRVPREPGSDHVSARSPLAKSFSKPACCAALAVERHDCPNCEAPAGSACRTRGGKTAAKYHTLRFVLVPALRAPRGTGDPRTRRPAPRPGVEAGPGARCRARAPHRAAAPDRVRPRLGSARQEPAEAGSSAATVRNATRSSRRRSAPASSCGPNWRRRSRQPTSSRKPPRRHPSSSQCRSSSVWPGTRPS
- a CDS encoding IS5 family transposase (programmed frameshift), which encodes MTDLVERLVPDELWVLFRRVVPPTEVIRPQGGGRRRAGDREALAAIIFVATSGCTWRQLPPVFGPSWQTVYRRFAQWSRARVWARLHRVILDELGARGELDWSRCAIDSVSMRAAKGPLTGPNPTDRGKPGSKIHLITDRNGLPLSLGVSGANMHDSLGLEPLVRGIPPIRSRRGPRRRRPGKLHADKGYDYDHLRRWLRKRGIRHRIARRGIESSQRLGRHRWVVERTVSWLAGCRRLHRRYERKAEHFLAFVGIAAALICHRRLTK
- a CDS encoding DUF4158 domain-containing protein is translated as MGPRGRSSFFRLDAQALALAGAKLAFGRGRLGRAVQWGCARMLGVFPTEDVSVRAAAVRALREAEQLGDRRAGRVRRVRGAATEPA